The sequence CGGATATATGGCAACATAACTTTACTTTGTTGAAACACGTATGTAAGAAAATATTTCTAAGTCGTAACTAGAATCAGGCACAACTTCTGATTATTTAATACTTTGCGACTAATATCTATTTTTGGTTTATCGTAACTATTTAGCGAAGCTGACGGTGAGAGAATATTTTCTCAGAATAATTAGGAGCCAATAGGGAAAACGGGCAGACGGGCAAATCCCGAAGGGATGACATGATTATAGAGAGAAAAAACGCGCCATACTATTCAACCCCGTAGGGGTGAAATATCGAGAAAATAATGATACCATGCCACCCCTACGGGGTTAACCATAATTGCATAACGATATGCTATAATAATGACATCCCTTCGGGATTACATAATCAATATATTGTTCGTTCATAGTGTTTGTGTGCGAAAATACGCTGAATAGCTACGGTTTATTACTTTATCCCTGCTTGAATTCTCTTTGACATGTGCATTACCGAAGAACGAAAAACTTGCTGATGGCTATTTCAAAATCAAATCTATAGAGCTTAAGAAAAAACTTGGCGTTTAAGTTTAACAAACTTGAGTACCTTCGGAAAGTCCTTCGGCGAACTGTTCCAGGTGGTGATGCACATCCCGGCCCACCCGCTCCCCCACCTGTTCGAATTGCCGATACAAGGCTTGCTGCTCCTCCAGACTTAGGACCTTGTTGGTTAGTGGGAACAGTAGGTAGTCTTCTTTCCAAATGTGGTTGGGATATAGAGCGGCAATCTCTCTCAAGCTCTTCACAACCGCCTTTCTGGCAGCGGGATCACCGCCGTGATAGGCATCTGCAGAATCGGCCAACTCTTTGACGAGCGCCCGGCCTCGCGTGTGTTCGGCCGTCAGCGCTCCCACCGGGCAACCTTGCATTGGGATGCCCTTATTAGCCAAAGCTGGGAATAGCAACTCCTCTTCTTTGCCGTGATGACACACATCGGCGAAGGTGTGCATGAATTCAATAACCCCCTGAAGCGTTTTCACATCCACTACCTGGCCAGCCTCCAGCCGGTCTGCCAGCACTGAAACTGCGCCGATCACTTTGGCAATAATGAGATGTTCATCCTCAAGCATTTGGATGGGGCTGTTGTTCGTCATCTTTGATCTCCTTCCCTTTAAAAGATAGAGGCCATTATCTACCGTTGACCTTTGTCTCTTTCACAAGTCAAATTAGATAAATAGGATTTGATCCTGGCCAGCCTCGGCCAGAAATGTGGTTAGCCCCATACTCTTATCAATCTCATTTACGAGTTCGTTACGAGAGACATTCAGCATGCTCATAGAATTTGTACAGACATAAAACTTTGCACCCATAGCCTTAGCTTGTGTTAAAAGTTCTGAGATTTCCTGAATATGGCCTTTTTTCATATGCTCTTCCAATAGTTTCCTGTGAGTCTGCCCCTCTTCATTAAGTTGGAACACAGATTTTCCTTTTACCAGATATTCTAACGCCCAATAGGTAAAAAAACATCTTGCCTCTCTGCCTAAGGCCAGGGCTACAAGGACAATAGAAAAACCATGATAAACGCGATCGTAAGAACCGCTATGGAATATGATCGACAAACCTTTTTTATCTGTATCCATGTTTTATTTCATTTACCTCTTATAGTTTCTGCCCAATCTAGCAATGGCACGCCTGCCTCTCTTGAGACAGCAAGTTTCTCGCTTAGATTATCAATTTCCTTGTTACTCAATCGTTCGGAAAGTATGGATAAACCGTCACAGTTTGATACGTGGATTAAGAGCGTTCTTGCTGCATTGGCAGCCTGCTTTGCCTCTTCATCTGTTAGATTGTCCTTCTTTAATAGATTGGCACAAGAACGGGCAGTAGCTATTACCCCGTCATGTTCCTCGAGTAACTGGTCGACATGCTCACCCAGCAATACGCGAAGCGCGGGATAAAGGGTCTCTTCTTCATATCGAAAATGTGGGCCGACAAGCACGTTTATATTGCCAAGTATTTTTCTTGCCTTAGCAACATCTTTTAATTGTAAAGCCTTTATTAATTCAAGCAACCCGTCCCTTACCTTCCTGTGGTCCTCTCTGAATTCGGCAATGGGATCTAATTTTGTCATTTTGATCATCCTCCTTCTTTAAATTTTTTTGTTTTCCATTATCCATGTCCAGTTGGTTATCGATACATGTAACTTTTCCATTCAACACACAACCTTTCTGTAAAGGTTGGCATGGCTTTCCCAACCTATCACATTCATTATTTACCTGATATGGACACGTCCAGCTCATTTGTTTTTCAATGCCTCCAAAAGCACTTGTGCATTATTCCTTTCTTCATCTTTGGCGGCATATAAGAGAGTAACTTTTTTGTTTTTTCCCAAATCTATTAATTGTTCCAGTATTTCATTTTTCTCTTTTAATTCTTTAAGATATCGGCTTTTAAACTCCTGCCAGCGTTCTTCTTTATGAGCAAACCACTTTCGGAGCGTGTCGCTGGGGGCGATCTCTTTCATCCAATGGTCGATTTTAGCCTCTTCTTTTTTGAGACCCCGTGGCCATAGGCGATCAATCAAAACTCGTGTGCCATCATTTTTAGATGGTTTTTCATAAACCCGTTTTATTTGAAACATGGTAAATTTAAACCTCTTTATTCTTCTATTGTTATCGCCGTTTTACAGGGCATTCATCTGCCGCCTCTTTACAGGCATCTTCTTCACAAACAAACTGCCGCAGCATGACTTCTGTGTGATAATCATTCTCTGATTGAACCAGTTTTATCAGTCTCTGTATCATTTCAGTTAAATCTTATCTATGTTGGTTAATATAGTTTATAAAAAAATCTTTCAATTGCGGCATATCACATGCAAATCCTATTGCCATAGCCTTCTGAAGTGCTTCTTCACCCGTCGACCCCTCCTTTAGCGCCACATGCATCATGGTAAACGCTCCTGCACGTTTTCCCGTGTGGCAGTGAACGAATACCGGCGTTGGCAGAAGTTCTATTTCTTTCCGAAATTGGTCGACCAACTCTGGTTTTATTCCTTCTTTCATCGAAACGGGCATATGTAAATATTGCATCCCGTATTTTCGCACGAGAACTTCTTCGTCTTCTGGCGAAAGAGGCTGATCTTCTTCCCCTGAAGCACGAAGATTGATAACCGACTTAAATCCCTGTTGCGGTAGTTTTTCAATTTCTTCTTTGGACGGCTGACTTGCCGATGTGATCCTGTCATTAATCTTAATTCGATCTTTCATTGAAACTTCCTCTCTTTTAAAAAAGTCTATATAACTCAGGCTTAGATTAACTTATAAATTCGTTATTCAATCGATCAATATCTTCCTGCTGTAATTTCCAGCCAATGGCGCCTAAGTTTTCTTTAAGGTGTTC is a genomic window of Candidatus Brocadia sp. containing:
- a CDS encoding hemerythrin domain-containing protein encodes the protein MIKMTKLDPIAEFREDHRKVRDGLLELIKALQLKDVAKARKILGNINVLVGPHFRYEEETLYPALRVLLGEHVDQLLEEHDGVIATARSCANLLKKDNLTDEEAKQAANAARTLLIHVSNCDGLSILSERLSNKEIDNLSEKLAVSREAGVPLLDWAETIRGK
- a CDS encoding DUF488 family protein, which encodes MFQIKRVYEKPSKNDGTRVLIDRLWPRGLKKEEAKIDHWMKEIAPSDTLRKWFAHKEERWQEFKSRYLKELKEKNEILEQLIDLGKNKKVTLLYAAKDEERNNAQVLLEALKNK
- a CDS encoding hemerythrin; translation: MTNNSPIQMLEDEHLIIAKVIGAVSVLADRLEAGQVVDVKTLQGVIEFMHTFADVCHHGKEEELLFPALANKGIPMQGCPVGALTAEHTRGRALVKELADSADAYHGGDPAARKAVVKSLREIAALYPNHIWKEDYLLFPLTNKVLSLEEQQALYRQFEQVGERVGRDVHHHLEQFAEGLSEGTQVC
- a CDS encoding phosphatase, producing the protein MKDRIKINDRITSASQPSKEEIEKLPQQGFKSVINLRASGEEDQPLSPEDEEVLVRKYGMQYLHMPVSMKEGIKPELVDQFRKEIELLPTPVFVHCHTGKRAGAFTMMHVALKEGSTGEEALQKAMAIGFACDMPQLKDFFINYINQHR